In Fundidesulfovibrio soli, the following are encoded in one genomic region:
- a CDS encoding MucR family transcriptional regulator has protein sequence MDDYLKEALEIVKAQASVRNMTEEEITSMVKKVSEGIRGISEGVVVVEEGAAPVSDPKKAIKEKSVTCLECGKTFKILTKKHLGTHGLTADDYRAKYGYKKGTPLVSKSLQRERRTKMKDMKLWEKRKKAV, from the coding sequence ATGGATGATTATCTTAAGGAAGCGCTTGAAATCGTCAAAGCGCAAGCGAGCGTCCGCAACATGACCGAGGAGGAAATCACCTCCATGGTCAAGAAGGTTTCCGAAGGCATCCGCGGCATCAGTGAGGGCGTCGTCGTTGTTGAAGAAGGCGCAGCACCTGTGAGCGACCCCAAAAAGGCCATCAAGGAAAAATCCGTCACCTGCCTGGAATGCGGAAAGACCTTCAAGATCCTCACCAAGAAGCATCTTGGCACCCACGGCCTGACCGCCGACGACTACAGGGCCAAGTACGGCTACAAGAAGGGCACCCCCCTGGTGAGCAAGTCCCTGCAGCGCGAGCGCCGCACCAAAATGAAGGACATGAAGCTCTGGGAAAAGCGCAAGAAAGCCGTTTAA